From the Leptotrichia sp. oral taxon 221 genome, one window contains:
- the nagA gene encoding N-acetylglucosamine-6-phosphate deacetylase, whose product MIIKNAIIFDGEKFIDKNTVLIEDKTIKKILNENELSQKEISDNEIIDIQGMVLSPGFIDLQLNGCGGVLFNDDTSENALKIMNETNKKFGCTSFLPTLITSPDNKILNALEVLKNIDNPEKIGVLGLHIEGPYISVEKKGIHRPEYIRILSDEIIQKIADSGKEITRLITIAPEKAKIEHLKTLRKAGIKINMGHSNATYDQCLEKKEYYDGGTHLYNAMSPLESRNPGLVGFLFNDNELSAGIIVDGFHSEFSAVEIAKKIMKNRLYLITDAVSPAGTTGMKEFMFEGNRVLYQNGKCISPEGTLGGSALVMIDGVKNLVQKVNQPLEEALRMATSYPAKFISVEERYGYIKEGFIADLTYFDDNFKIKGTISKGNLQTY is encoded by the coding sequence ATGATTATAAAAAATGCAATAATTTTTGATGGAGAAAAATTTATAGACAAAAATACTGTTCTCATCGAAGATAAAACTATAAAAAAAATTTTAAATGAAAATGAATTATCACAAAAAGAAATTTCTGACAATGAAATCATAGACATTCAAGGAATGGTTTTGTCACCAGGATTTATTGATTTGCAGTTAAACGGATGTGGCGGTGTATTATTCAATGATGATACGTCTGAAAACGCATTAAAAATTATGAATGAAACTAACAAAAAATTTGGTTGTACATCATTTTTACCAACATTAATCACTTCTCCTGATAATAAAATTCTTAACGCTCTAGAAGTTTTGAAAAATATCGATAATCCAGAAAAAATCGGTGTTTTGGGACTTCACATTGAAGGGCCTTACATAAGTGTTGAAAAAAAAGGAATTCATAGACCTGAATACATTAGAATTTTGTCAGATGAAATTATACAAAAAATTGCAGATTCTGGAAAAGAAATCACTCGATTAATTACGATTGCACCAGAAAAAGCGAAAATTGAACATTTGAAAACTTTGAGAAAAGCTGGAATCAAAATAAATATGGGACATTCAAATGCTACTTATGACCAATGTCTTGAAAAAAAAGAATACTACGATGGAGGAACACACTTATATAATGCAATGAGTCCACTAGAATCGAGAAATCCTGGACTTGTCGGTTTCCTATTTAACGATAATGAATTAAGTGCTGGAATAATTGTGGATGGTTTTCACTCAGAATTTTCTGCTGTCGAAATTGCAAAAAAAATAATGAAAAATCGATTGTATCTAATTACTGATGCTGTAAGCCCTGCTGGAACAACTGGCATGAAAGAATTTATGTTTGAAGGAAATCGTGTTTTATATCAAAATGGTAAATGTATTTCTCCCGAAGGAACACTTGGCGGATCAGCTCTTGTAATGATTGACGGAGTTAAAAATTTAGTTCAAAAAGTCAATCAACCTTTAGAAGAAGCATTAAGAATGGCAACTTCCTATCCAGCAAAATTTATTTCTGTAGAAGAAAGATACGGATACATAAAAGAAGGATTTATCGCCGATTTAACATATTTTGATGATAATTTTAAAATTAAAGGAACTATTTCAAAAGGAAATCTACAAACTTACTAA
- a CDS encoding Crp/Fnr family transcriptional regulator codes for MKINNFYRLLKNIGIFRTFNEKQIENIFSKIHYQIKDYPKNELVFFRGDTINHIIIILEGLCKGEMQKLNGDSIVIDYIPSQQIVAPAFIFGDVSTFPVDLITVEKTKLLFLDKNDFLELLQTDKTLLINFINEISNKGQLLSKRIWFNFTNKTITEKIISYVKQNQKNGIITFYPNISELAKKFEITRPSLSREISSLCNKGFLTKISNNQYRVDLSVI; via the coding sequence ATGAAGATAAATAACTTCTATCGTTTATTAAAAAATATCGGTATTTTTCGAACATTTAATGAGAAACAAATTGAGAATATTTTTAGTAAAATTCATTATCAAATAAAAGATTATCCTAAAAATGAATTAGTTTTTTTTCGAGGTGACACTATTAATCATATAATTATTATTTTGGAAGGACTTTGCAAAGGAGAAATGCAAAAGCTGAATGGCGATTCAATTGTGATTGATTACATTCCTTCACAGCAAATTGTCGCTCCTGCCTTTATTTTTGGCGATGTAAGCACTTTCCCCGTTGATTTAATCACTGTTGAAAAAACAAAATTGCTTTTTTTAGACAAAAATGATTTTTTAGAACTTTTACAAACTGATAAAACCCTTTTAATAAATTTTATCAACGAAATTTCCAACAAAGGACAATTACTATCAAAAAGAATTTGGTTTAATTTTACAAACAAAACTATCACAGAAAAAATTATTAGCTATGTCAAACAAAATCAAAAAAATGGAATTATCACTTTTTATCCAAATATTTCTGAACTTGCAAAAAAATTTGAAATTACACGACCTTCTTTATCTCGTGAAATTTCTTCACTTTGTAATAAAGGATTTTTGACGAAAATTAGTAATAATCAGTATCGTGTTGATTTATCTGTGATATAA
- the msrB gene encoding peptide-methionine (R)-S-oxide reductase MsrB, whose protein sequence is MKKDYEKKYTTEELKEKLTPEQFEVTQNEGTEAPFKNEYWDNTEKGLYVDIVSGEPLFTSMQKFESSCGWPSFDATINQENMIYKEDNKLSRTRTEVRTKRSDIHLGHIFNDGPTETGMRFCMNSAALRFIPFEDLEKEGYSDYIYLFENEK, encoded by the coding sequence ATGAAAAAAGATTATGAAAAAAAATACACTACCGAAGAACTAAAAGAAAAATTAACACCTGAACAATTTGAAGTGACACAAAACGAAGGAACTGAAGCACCCTTCAAAAACGAATATTGGGATAATACAGAAAAAGGACTTTACGTAGACATTGTTTCTGGCGAACCTCTATTCACTTCAATGCAAAAATTTGAATCAAGTTGTGGATGGCCAAGTTTTGACGCTACAATTAATCAAGAAAATATGATTTATAAAGAAGATAACAAACTTTCTAGAACTCGTACTGAAGTTAGAACAAAAAGAAGCGATATTCATTTAGGTCATATTTTCAACGACGGACCAACTGAAACAGGAATGAGATTTTGTATGAATTCTGCTGCCTTGAGATTTATTCCATTTGAAGATTTGGAAAAAGAAGGGTATTCAGACTATATTTATTTATTTGAAAATGAAAAATAA
- a CDS encoding YoaK family protein has product MKKIFNGNKQPSDTFRLTFLLSIVGGLLDAYTFLVRGKVLANAQTGNIVYLAIYLGERNIKKAIFYLFPILAFGAGIFISEVIRGKLAPKNIENENYFHWRQIGVFIEIIILLIVGFISKGKWDLYVNIIVSFIAAIQYQTFKKSNGVVMATTMCTGNFRSSMEHLYIYTNTKNKKSLHFFLKYIGMILSFILGGLLCVFLVNFLNTINQSEKAVLAAIPILLLVSYLMTKKKI; this is encoded by the coding sequence ATGAAAAAAATTTTTAACGGAAATAAGCAGCCGTCTGATACTTTTAGATTAACTTTTCTACTAAGTATCGTCGGAGGTCTTCTTGATGCTTATACATTTTTAGTACGTGGAAAAGTCCTTGCCAATGCTCAAACAGGAAACATTGTTTATCTGGCTATTTATTTAGGAGAAAGAAATATTAAAAAAGCTATTTTTTATTTATTTCCTATCCTAGCTTTTGGTGCTGGAATCTTCATTTCAGAAGTTATAAGAGGAAAATTAGCACCTAAAAATATTGAAAACGAAAATTATTTCCATTGGCGTCAAATTGGAGTATTTATTGAAATTATCATTTTACTTATTGTCGGATTTATCTCTAAAGGAAAATGGGATCTTTATGTGAATATTATTGTTTCATTTATCGCCGCAATTCAGTACCAAACATTCAAAAAATCAAATGGAGTTGTCATGGCAACAACAATGTGTACTGGGAATTTTAGATCTTCAATGGAACATTTGTATATTTATACAAACACTAAAAACAAAAAGAGTCTACATTTCTTCCTAAAATATATCGGTATGATTCTTTCATTCATTTTAGGAGGTCTTTTATGTGTTTTTCTAGTTAATTTCTTGAACACAATTAATCAATCAGAAAAAGCTGTTTTAGCAGCAATTCCAATTTTACTTTTAGTTTCTTATTTGATGACAAAAAAGAAAATTTAA
- a CDS encoding HAD hydrolase-like protein yields MKEKIFLVDLDGTIINSSRGILNSFDYAFEKMGVLTPSKEILKSFIGPPLHDSFGLYFEGKDIQKAVEVFREYYSEKGMFEIEVYEGVEETIKTLSESCKCKLFVATSKDDKHAKEIIKNIGLDKYFEKVVGSSADGTFSEKVDIIRYILDNEIENTDEYEIFMVGDTKFDIIGANKNGINSIGVLYGFGSEEDLREAGATYIVEKLTDILEIK; encoded by the coding sequence ATGAAAGAGAAAATATTTTTGGTAGATTTAGATGGGACGATTATAAATTCGAGTAGAGGGATTTTGAATTCTTTTGATTATGCGTTTGAGAAAATGGGTGTTTTGACGCCATCGAAAGAGATTTTAAAGTCGTTTATTGGTCCTCCTTTGCATGACTCATTTGGATTGTATTTTGAAGGGAAAGATATTCAAAAGGCGGTTGAGGTATTTAGGGAATATTACTCGGAAAAGGGAATGTTTGAAATAGAGGTTTACGAAGGAGTGGAAGAGACGATTAAAACATTAAGTGAATCGTGTAAATGTAAATTGTTTGTAGCGACTTCGAAGGACGATAAACATGCAAAAGAAATAATAAAAAATATTGGATTGGATAAATATTTTGAGAAAGTTGTAGGATCTAGCGCTGATGGAACTTTTTCTGAAAAAGTTGATATAATTCGATATATTTTAGATAATGAAATAGAAAATACTGACGAATACGAAATTTTTATGGTTGGTGATACGAAGTTTGATATTATTGGAGCTAATAAAAATGGGATAAATAGTATTGGAGTACTTTATGGATTTGGTTCAGAGGAGGATTTAAGAGAGGCTGGAGCTACGTATATTGTAGAAAAGTTGACGGATATTTTGGAAATTAAATAA